The following proteins are co-located in the Streptococcus downei MFe28 genome:
- a CDS encoding PTS sugar transporter subunit IIA gives MISVAIIPKGINWNQTPIKFVFLLAIRPEDIKSLEYIYEKLLDFTTSKALQEDLLKNRNLESLNRIFNS, from the coding sequence ATAATCTCTGTGGCAATTATTCCAAAAGGAATCAATTGGAATCAGACCCCAATAAAATTTGTTTTTTTATTAGCAATCCGACCAGAGGATATTAAGTCTCTAGAATACATTTACGAAAAACTTTTAGATTTCACAACCTCAAAGGCTCTTCAGGAGGATTTATTAAAAAATCGTAATTTGGAGTCCCTGAATAGAATTTTTAATTCATAA